In Sporosarcina psychrophila, a genomic segment contains:
- a CDS encoding ArsR/SmtB family transcription factor: protein MNEKSQVRDVYDAVADPTRRKLIQMLADVEELPLHEITVHFQMGRTAVSKHLSILKEANLVIARKVGRETRYRLNATPLKEVQDWVSFYEGFWNERIAKLNLLLEEKK, encoded by the coding sequence TTGAACGAAAAAAGTCAAGTGAGGGATGTTTATGACGCTGTTGCCGATCCAACAAGGCGAAAGTTAATTCAAATGTTGGCGGATGTTGAAGAATTACCCCTACATGAGATAACCGTTCATTTTCAAATGGGGCGTACAGCAGTATCTAAGCATTTATCGATCCTTAAAGAGGCGAATCTAGTAATTGCTCGAAAGGTCGGTAGGGAAACAAGATATCGGCTGAATGCAACCCCGTTGAAAGAAGTTCAAGATTGGGTATCCTTTTACGAAGGATTCTGGAATGAAAGAATTGCTAAATTAAATCTTTTATTGGAGGAGAAAAAATGA
- a CDS encoding SRPBCC family protein, producing MKSDVSLDYQFTSSIEQVWNALTDSDTLAKWIWDNDFKPVVGHKFQFRTEPNEWWDGIVDSEVLEVDEPHKLSYTWLSAGESTTVTWTLKEGSDGTVHLHFDQTGFSEATKAQPGAIEGATYAWTQMGEQLEKVLAEL from the coding sequence ATGAAATCAGATGTATCATTAGATTATCAATTTACAAGTTCTATCGAGCAGGTGTGGAATGCTTTAACGGATTCGGACACACTTGCGAAATGGATATGGGATAATGATTTTAAACCAGTCGTTGGACATAAATTCCAGTTTCGGACAGAGCCTAACGAATGGTGGGATGGCATTGTAGATAGCGAGGTGCTCGAAGTGGACGAGCCTCATAAATTATCTTACACTTGGCTAAGTGCCGGAGAAAGCACTACTGTTACATGGACTTTGAAAGAAGGTTCAGATGGAACTGTCCATCTACATTTCGATCAAACTGGATTTAGTGAAGCAACAAAAGCACAACCAGGAGCCATCGAGGGAGCTACATATGCTTGGACGCAAATGGGTGAGCAACTCGAAAAAGTATTAGCAGAACTGTAA
- a CDS encoding ATP-binding cassette domain-containing protein — protein sequence MKINQLIANNINNLDATLPVDKSLGIAGLSGSGKTTFCQTIGEESKKRLVSLLPKSEYQYLFPRIMETNFSAIKMEEMPLVLFLGKSAISSNPRSTIGTHTGVFKDIRVTLAEKFELSPEVFSFNNELGWCPGCKGRGTTKNVECKKCEGRRYNPEVEQYKIDLLEQPQSISDINNLSIESILSLGEELHISEAKQHILKNIINMNIGYLTLNRIMGTLSGGELTRLYLAEFMATSENTVIIIDEISVGLDHQTLLKILAEIKQLGYKNQIWLIDHSDTVLDTTDQQLFFGPGSGKYGGKIVEESPRPKPISSERNQAMPTEYFQFHDLYCRNIQMAEIQIPQNRLITFTGESGCGKSTLVNECMAKDFLKRYPKDKLVMVGQNRNQSITSRSTVATFLDIKRKLKKYSEEIDDIFQRSIEDIIDELPNEDIAYKRLSLLIKLGLGYLTLERKTQSLSNGEFQCVHLVSELFANSRNPHTLFIFDEPSKGLSQNILNQFIDSIRIILQDESVSIIMIEHNSYMMESSDFIVDFGKRQLAPVQHLDIVSHDDYYRQQNRTDRVTPLQISSTIHQQNGVNYLKENQIAYFKNAENVYKGGILKSLSSMARLIYGEYESETIAPVIAIDLERHLYSQYSFLYEMGGLINHIVAAHPTNKNTQRFDFYNQDNHCPSCSGRRVIEKFDIDVVIQDKNAPFWDGLLHPDVMEVLKHYQYSRLEFIFDEIKNELGHDMSKSYNEMTKEEKHTFLYGYLEKSFYDKAAKAQRTWQGFNSIIGMYMFISKSIIKEHMKASKEIISCPICEGSVLNHHNQLKFGNTDIREIINQPIDQALKTVGALPELIKLKSIVGGDMTLTEDVSLLPRETQVALKVFELEMASFAGYEVVLQNALPFWDKISSNIESISTNNQVTICDFDKITETRETIIDKYFTNGKYKKLVYVYEAFGYKKIVTQINKIKKSHPCPFCKGKKVITEDNLHDGVYKLTIPCVSCNESGITEEGLQEVVEGIAVETWLTGKVSDVVEKNLYTEAVADIPIFNRIRELNKRDLMAVYQCLA from the coding sequence GTGAAAATAAATCAATTAATTGCGAACAATATTAACAACTTAGATGCAACACTACCAGTAGATAAATCGTTAGGAATTGCTGGTTTGTCTGGATCTGGCAAAACAACTTTTTGTCAAACAATTGGTGAAGAATCCAAGAAGCGTCTCGTTTCCTTATTGCCAAAGTCTGAATATCAGTATTTATTTCCCCGTATTATGGAAACCAATTTCAGTGCCATCAAGATGGAAGAAATGCCTTTAGTCCTTTTTCTCGGAAAATCAGCGATTTCTTCCAATCCACGTTCTACAATAGGTACACATACAGGCGTATTTAAAGACATTCGTGTTACCCTTGCTGAAAAATTTGAACTGTCTCCAGAAGTTTTTTCATTTAATAATGAGCTAGGCTGGTGTCCAGGTTGTAAAGGTCGCGGAACTACTAAAAATGTCGAATGTAAAAAGTGTGAGGGCAGGCGCTATAATCCTGAAGTTGAGCAATATAAGATAGATTTATTGGAGCAACCACAGAGCATTTCTGATATCAACAACTTAAGCATTGAATCAATTCTTTCTCTCGGAGAAGAATTACATATTAGTGAAGCGAAACAACATATTCTTAAAAATATTATCAATATGAATATTGGTTACTTAACTTTAAATCGCATTATGGGTACATTGTCAGGTGGAGAATTAACACGACTTTACTTGGCAGAATTCATGGCAACAAGTGAAAATACGGTAATTATAATTGATGAAATCTCCGTGGGTCTTGATCACCAAACACTATTGAAAATTTTAGCAGAGATTAAGCAATTGGGGTATAAGAATCAAATTTGGCTCATTGACCATTCTGACACGGTGCTCGATACAACGGATCAGCAATTGTTCTTTGGGCCTGGTAGTGGTAAATATGGCGGGAAAATTGTTGAAGAATCCCCACGTCCAAAACCAATCTCTTCGGAACGAAATCAAGCAATGCCAACGGAGTACTTTCAGTTTCATGATCTTTACTGTCGTAATATTCAAATGGCTGAAATTCAGATTCCCCAAAATAGACTTATAACCTTTACGGGTGAGTCTGGATGTGGTAAATCTACACTTGTCAATGAGTGTATGGCCAAAGATTTTCTGAAGCGATATCCAAAAGATAAATTGGTAATGGTGGGGCAAAATCGCAACCAATCGATTACCAGTCGGTCAACAGTTGCGACTTTTCTTGATATTAAAAGGAAACTCAAAAAATATAGTGAAGAAATTGATGATATTTTTCAGCGCTCGATTGAAGACATTATTGATGAACTGCCGAATGAAGACATCGCTTATAAACGCCTGAGCCTATTAATTAAACTTGGACTTGGTTATTTGACGTTGGAAAGAAAAACACAGTCTTTATCGAATGGTGAATTTCAATGTGTCCATTTAGTTTCTGAGCTGTTTGCCAACTCGAGAAACCCCCATACGCTTTTTATTTTCGACGAGCCTTCAAAAGGGTTATCACAAAATATTTTAAATCAATTCATTGATAGTATTAGGATCATTCTGCAGGATGAATCTGTCTCAATAATTATGATTGAACATAACTCTTATATGATGGAAAGCTCTGATTTTATCGTTGATTTTGGTAAAAGACAGCTTGCACCTGTTCAACACCTTGATATTGTGAGTCATGATGATTATTATCGTCAACAAAACAGGACGGATAGAGTTACTCCGTTGCAAATTTCTTCAACCATCCATCAACAAAATGGCGTAAACTACTTAAAAGAAAATCAAATTGCCTATTTTAAAAATGCAGAAAACGTCTATAAGGGCGGTATCTTAAAAAGCTTATCATCAATGGCACGGTTGATTTATGGTGAATACGAATCCGAAACAATTGCACCCGTAATCGCCATTGATTTGGAACGACATTTGTATAGTCAATATAGTTTTCTCTATGAAATGGGTGGATTGATCAACCATATTGTAGCAGCTCATCCGACCAATAAAAATACGCAGCGCTTCGATTTCTATAATCAAGACAATCATTGTCCAAGTTGCTCGGGCCGCCGAGTGATTGAAAAGTTTGATATAGATGTTGTGATTCAAGACAAAAACGCTCCGTTCTGGGATGGCCTATTGCATCCAGATGTGATGGAGGTATTAAAACATTATCAATATTCAAGATTGGAATTCATTTTTGATGAAATTAAGAATGAACTCGGTCACGATATGAGTAAAAGTTATAATGAAATGACAAAAGAAGAAAAGCATACCTTTTTATATGGGTATTTAGAAAAGTCGTTTTATGATAAAGCAGCTAAGGCACAGAGAACATGGCAAGGCTTCAATAGTATAATTGGGATGTATATGTTTATTTCGAAATCGATTATTAAAGAGCATATGAAAGCATCCAAAGAGATAATATCATGTCCGATTTGCGAAGGGTCTGTGTTAAACCATCATAATCAACTCAAGTTTGGAAATACGGATATTCGTGAGATTATAAACCAGCCGATTGATCAAGCATTGAAAACGGTAGGAGCGTTACCTGAACTGATAAAATTGAAATCTATTGTCGGCGGAGATATGACTTTGACTGAAGATGTCTCTTTACTGCCTAGGGAAACACAAGTCGCGCTGAAAGTATTTGAATTGGAAATGGCAAGCTTTGCTGGTTATGAAGTGGTGTTACAAAATGCCTTACCATTCTGGGATAAAATTAGCAGCAATATCGAATCCATCAGCACGAATAACCAGGTTACGATCTGCGATTTTGATAAGATCACTGAGACCAGAGAAACGATCATTGATAAGTATTTCACCAATGGAAAATATAAAAAGCTTGTCTATGTCTATGAAGCCTTTGGATATAAAAAAATTGTAACCCAAATTAATAAAATTAAAAAAAGTCATCCATGTCCATTCTGTAAAGGAAAGAAAGTCATTACAGAAGATAATCTCCATGATGGCGTATATAAATTAACGATCCCATGTGTGAGTTGTAATGAAAGTGGCATCACTGAAGAAGGACTTCAGGAAGTTGTCGAAGGTATAGCAGTTGAAACATGGCTTACTGGTAAAGTAAGTGATGTTGTTGAGAAAAACCTATATACTGAGGCCGTTGCAGATATTCCAATCTTCAATCGTATACGTGAGTTAAATAAACGTGATTTGATGGCGGTTTATCAATGCTTGGCTTAA